The Pseudomonadales bacterium genome window below encodes:
- a CDS encoding kinase, whose amino-acid sequence MDTASQNFLQQHQLTDAYLQCAEKNFGALLSAICTKKVSGETLLVGINGSQGSGKSTLADYLVLQLAKQGCSALAISLDDFYLRQAARNALAQQVHPLLKTRGVPGTHELQLAIDTLQALKSQQTTSIPRFDKANDDRYAQTTLVNAVDVVIFEGWCLGLVPQSEEQLQVAINALEAEEDSDAVWRMFVNQQLADYQALFKQIDILAMLKAPSFDCVAQWRIEQEQKLSQRSSGSKIMSAAEIHRFVQFFQRLTEHSLATLPDSADFVYCMDASRQIIQFQQNTATQLSDAQSAGLE is encoded by the coding sequence ATGGATACCGCTAGTCAAAACTTTCTTCAACAACATCAACTGACAGATGCCTATTTACAGTGCGCCGAAAAAAATTTTGGTGCATTACTTTCTGCAATATGCACCAAAAAAGTGAGTGGTGAGACCTTGCTTGTCGGTATAAACGGCAGTCAAGGCTCAGGCAAATCCACATTGGCCGATTATTTAGTGCTGCAGCTTGCCAAGCAAGGCTGTTCAGCGCTTGCCATTTCGCTGGACGATTTTTACCTTAGGCAAGCGGCTCGTAATGCATTAGCTCAGCAAGTTCACCCCTTGTTAAAAACCCGAGGCGTGCCCGGTACGCATGAGCTGCAGCTGGCAATCGATACCCTGCAAGCGCTGAAGTCGCAACAAACTACTAGTATTCCTCGCTTTGATAAGGCGAATGACGATCGCTATGCGCAAACGACCCTCGTTAATGCGGTGGATGTTGTTATCTTTGAGGGCTGGTGCCTGGGGCTGGTACCGCAGTCTGAGGAACAGCTGCAAGTCGCCATCAATGCGCTTGAAGCTGAGGAAGACAGTGATGCGGTATGGCGGATGTTTGTTAATCAACAGCTAGCCGATTACCAAGCACTGTTTAAGCAGATCGATATTTTGGCTATGCTGAAAGCCCCGAGCTTTGACTGCGTCGCGCAGTGGCGGATTGAACAAGAGCAAAAGTTAAGCCAGCGCAGCAGTGGCAGTAAAATTATGAGCGCGGCGGAGATTCATCGCTTTGTGCAGTTTTTTCAGCGTCTCACAGAGCATAGTTTAGCGACGCTGCCCGATAGCGCCGATTTTGTTTACTGCATGGACGCTTCGCGACAAATTATTCAGTTTCAACAAAATACGGCAACACAGTTGTCAGATGCACAATCGGCGGGTCTAGAATGA